In a single window of the Motilibacter peucedani genome:
- a CDS encoding class I SAM-dependent RNA methyltransferase, with amino-acid sequence MSPAARQRPAPGRRAPQAPADSLVGTTLELEVGPVAHGGACVARHEGRVVFVRHAVPGERVRARVTDGGAGSRFLRADAVEVLSASPDRVEPPCPWAGPGRCGGCDWQHVALPVQRELKAAVVREQLARLAGLDLPVTVEAVPGDTDGLGWRTRVRFAVDAEARLALRKHRSHELVAVDRCRIAAPGVDEVHATEARWPGAGEVEVVASAGGDRTVLVSPAQGAHVKLPKVPAASSVLLEGAERPVRGRAWVREQVAGADWRVAAAGFWQVHPGAVDALVAAVLEGAQPAPGETALDLYAGAGVFAGVLAERVGVTGTVVAVEGDRRAASDARRNLHGYSHVRIETGPVDRVLRAGVGVERADVVVLDPPRDGAGPQVVVGIAALAPRVVAYVACDPAPLARDLRHFAAAGYAVRTLRAFDLFPMTQHVECVAVLDRVEQPA; translated from the coding sequence GTGAGCCCCGCGGCGAGGCAGCGCCCGGCTCCCGGCCGGCGCGCGCCGCAGGCGCCCGCCGACTCGCTGGTCGGCACCACGCTCGAGCTCGAGGTCGGTCCGGTCGCCCACGGCGGCGCCTGCGTCGCGCGCCACGAGGGCCGGGTGGTCTTCGTGCGGCACGCGGTGCCGGGCGAGCGCGTGCGCGCGCGGGTCACCGACGGCGGCGCCGGCTCGCGCTTCCTGCGCGCCGACGCCGTCGAGGTGCTGAGCGCCTCGCCCGACCGCGTCGAGCCGCCGTGCCCCTGGGCCGGGCCGGGGCGCTGCGGCGGCTGCGACTGGCAGCACGTCGCCCTGCCCGTGCAGCGCGAGCTCAAGGCGGCGGTCGTCCGCGAGCAGCTGGCCCGCCTCGCCGGTCTCGACCTGCCGGTCACGGTCGAAGCGGTGCCGGGCGACACCGACGGGCTCGGCTGGCGCACCCGCGTGCGGTTCGCCGTCGACGCAGAGGCGCGGCTCGCGCTGCGCAAGCACCGCTCCCACGAGCTGGTCGCCGTCGACCGCTGCCGCATCGCCGCGCCGGGCGTCGACGAGGTGCACGCGACCGAGGCGCGCTGGCCCGGGGCCGGCGAGGTCGAGGTCGTCGCGTCCGCCGGCGGCGACCGCACGGTGCTGGTGAGCCCGGCGCAGGGCGCCCACGTCAAGCTGCCCAAGGTGCCGGCGGCCAGCTCGGTGCTGCTCGAGGGCGCCGAGCGGCCGGTGCGCGGCCGGGCCTGGGTCCGCGAGCAGGTCGCGGGCGCCGACTGGCGCGTGGCGGCGGCCGGCTTCTGGCAGGTGCACCCCGGCGCGGTCGACGCGCTGGTGGCCGCGGTGCTCGAGGGCGCGCAGCCCGCGCCGGGGGAGACCGCCCTCGACCTCTACGCCGGCGCCGGCGTCTTCGCCGGCGTGCTCGCCGAGCGGGTCGGGGTCACCGGCACGGTCGTGGCGGTGGAGGGCGACCGGCGGGCGGCGTCCGACGCCCGCCGAAACCTGCACGGGTACTCCCACGTACGCATCGAGACCGGTCCCGTCGACCGCGTGCTCCGCGCGGGCGTCGGCGTCGAGCGCGCCGACGTCGTGGTGCTCGACCCGCCGCGCGACGGAGCGGGCCCGCAGGTGGTCGTGGGCATCGCCGCCCTTGCGCCGCGAGTCGTCGCCTACGTCGCCTGCGACCCGGCGCCCCTGGCGCGCGACCTGCGCCACTTCGCGGCGGCCGGCTACGCCGTGCGCACCCTGCGCGCCTTCGACCTGTTCCCGATGACCCAGCACGTCGAGTGCGTCGCGGTCCTCGACCGGGTCGAGCAGCCGGCCTGA